In a single window of the Anaerotruncus rubiinfantis genome:
- a CDS encoding glucosamine-6-phosphate deaminase: MNINVNVSPTPESLGANAAAEIARLLCEAVEKNGSARVILSTGASQFATIDALVKLDVPWEKVEMFHLDEYVALPESHIASFRKYLKERFVSKVPVKAAHFVNGEGDVAANIEALTRELRSAPVDVGVIGIGENGHIAFNDPPADFDTDLAYKVVDLDERCKKQQVGEGWFATVDDVPKQAITMTVKQIMACRHIVTAAPHGVKAEAIFNTVTQPVSPMVPATILKTHPDWKLFIDDASAQKLFAL, from the coding sequence ATGAACATCAATGTCAACGTATCCCCGACCCCGGAATCCCTGGGCGCAAACGCCGCCGCTGAAATTGCGCGGTTGCTGTGCGAGGCGGTCGAAAAGAACGGTTCGGCCCGCGTGATCCTTTCGACCGGCGCTTCCCAGTTTGCCACTATCGACGCGCTCGTCAAGCTGGATGTGCCTTGGGAAAAGGTCGAGATGTTCCATCTGGACGAATACGTCGCGCTTCCGGAGAGCCATATCGCCTCCTTCCGCAAATACCTCAAAGAGCGCTTTGTCAGCAAAGTGCCGGTCAAGGCCGCGCACTTTGTGAATGGCGAGGGCGACGTTGCCGCCAACATCGAAGCGCTGACCAGGGAACTGCGCTCCGCTCCTGTTGACGTGGGTGTTATCGGCATTGGTGAAAACGGCCATATCGCGTTTAACGACCCGCCGGCGGATTTTGACACCGACCTGGCCTACAAGGTGGTCGACCTTGACGAGCGCTGCAAAAAACAGCAGGTCGGCGAAGGCTGGTTCGCAACCGTGGACGATGTCCCGAAGCAGGCGATCACCATGACCGTCAAGCAGATCATGGCCTGCCGCCACATCGTGACCGCCGCGCCGCATGGCGTCAAGGCGGAAGCGATCTTCAACACTGTGACTCAGCCGGTCAGCCCGATGGTCCCTGCCACTATCCTCAAGACCCATCCCGACTGGAAACTGTTCATCGACGACGCATCCGCACAGAAACTTTTCGCGCTGTAA
- a CDS encoding glucosamine-6-phosphate deaminase has product MSLVKYFNVDRLQCYAFETRKEMGIAAAKDAAAMLRVLLAEKETVNMMFAAAPSQSDALEALLSEPDIDWERVNAFHMDEYIGLSPQAPQGFGNFLRRAIFGQKPFKEVFYIDPSAADPQAEADRYEKVLLEHPMDICILGVGENGHVAFNDPPVADFADKRLVKTVALDEICRNQQVNDGCFTQLDEVPRTAMTVTIPGLMRAKALFCIVPAKTKAHAISELVKGEVSERCPASVLRRQPAAKLYLDADSASML; this is encoded by the coding sequence ATGTCCCTGGTAAAATATTTCAATGTCGACCGGCTGCAGTGCTATGCCTTTGAAACCCGGAAAGAGATGGGGATTGCGGCTGCGAAGGATGCCGCCGCAATGCTGCGGGTGCTGTTGGCGGAAAAGGAAACGGTGAACATGATGTTTGCCGCAGCGCCAAGCCAGTCGGATGCGCTCGAAGCGCTGCTCAGCGAGCCGGACATCGACTGGGAGCGCGTAAATGCGTTTCATATGGACGAATACATCGGCCTTTCGCCCCAGGCGCCGCAGGGCTTCGGCAATTTCCTGCGCCGCGCGATCTTTGGACAGAAACCCTTTAAAGAGGTGTTTTATATCGACCCGTCCGCGGCTGATCCGCAGGCGGAAGCGGACCGCTATGAAAAGGTGCTGCTTGAGCATCCGATGGATATCTGCATCCTTGGCGTAGGCGAGAACGGCCACGTCGCTTTCAACGATCCGCCGGTCGCGGACTTTGCGGATAAACGGCTTGTAAAAACAGTTGCGCTTGATGAAATCTGCCGCAACCAGCAGGTCAATGACGGTTGCTTTACACAGCTCGATGAGGTTCCGCGTACGGCGATGACTGTCACCATCCCGGGTCTCATGCGCGCGAAGGCACTCTTTTGTATTGTGCCGGCCAAAACCAAGGCGCACGCCATTTCTGAACTGGTGAAAGGGGAGGTTTCCGAGCGCTGCCCGGCTTCCGTCCTGCGCCGTCAGCCGGCTGCAAAGCT